Within the Nicotiana tabacum cultivar K326 chromosome 11, ASM71507v2, whole genome shotgun sequence genome, the region CATTGTCAAGAAATAATAagtgaaaatgaaagaatgatCGCGTCCAATTTCGTGAAACACAGATTTTACGAAATAACTAAGAATATATACCCATAAGAATCATAGACATAACATCAGAGAGTGATTTGTTAATGTAACGCTCTTGAGGAACTAAAAAGAGTTCTCAACATAGAAACAAATATATGCAAATGTGGAAACAGGGTTCCCCCTTCATATTTCACTTGAGGGTCTTAGGAATACCGAAGATACTAGCATATATTACAAGCTCTCATTGCTTGGACTTAACCATGATCTGAACTCTCGGATGAGCTACTTCAATAACGATTACTTATTGAAATCTGCAATTTGCCGGAGGCTTCTCGAATGGTCCCTCTTATCAGACAACTAAATGTATACTGCCCATTTTGTTCGGTCAGAGAACTCTTAAAGGCAACCAAACTAGATGAAGCGTTTTGGAATCACCTAGTTTTCCTTTCTCAAAATGAAACATTATTGAGAGCACCAGCCAAGAATGAGAATTGATTAGTCCATTTCGTGTCAACATTCACTCTTCCTTATtctatttcttaattttttttgtacGGACATGTCAGATGAACTATTTAGTTTATCAGAAAAAAGAAATCCTTTAATGCGCTAAATAGCAGCGTCTCAACGAAAAGGTCTCCTACCATATACTAACACGGAAAGAGGGGCAACATGCACCTACTTCCCCCAAACAAAAAGAGGGGAGCATTTTCGGCTACAGACCAATCTACTGGACATTAGGAGTTTTTGTCCACTGCATGGGCactaaaaaacaaaacaaaaaaaaagatatatatatcatGCTTCTACCTTCAGGCCAGCAGATTGGAATCTGACTTTTAACTAATAAGATTCTCATTCTTGCCATACAGCTTAGGAAGATTTCATTACTTGCCAGATAACTTCTATCAAAATAAAATCGATTATTAACCTGTTCCTCTAACAGTATGAAGAACACAACCAAATGTTTGCTTTTTCAGAACCAACACAGTCAATTTTCCTAACACCACAATCATTTCAAGGAAGCCATGCAGGGAAATTAAATCAAGAAGCTGAAGTGATATAAGAAAAGTGATTAGTTAAAAGCTATCCCTATTCCCTTCTATATGCTATGAACCAAAATATTAGATGCATGAAAATAGTGTACGTGTGAGTCTGGCCTCGAAGTATTTGGTACCATCAACATGCATCTTgtaattttacttcattttattgcCAGAAATTTTGCAGGATAAACGTTTTCCAACTGAAACGACTTTCCCAAAAGTTAAGTCTCATTTGCAAGAAAGTTAAAACCAATGCTTTCATATTATAACCAGCATAAGACTTGGCACTTACTTTTCTGTACAGAggtcttcttttcttctctgtcaACGAGTTCCTTTCTTCAGCAAGATCTCTGATTTCCTCTTCTAAGAGCTTACCCCTTTTCCCAAAGGTGTGGTCCAATTCAGCCAATTTCTCTTCAAGTTTCCTATCAATGGCATTGAGCTTCTCTAACAATATATCATCCTTCTCTTTCATGTCATCAAACTCTATGTCATCATCGTCATCTCCTCCTTGAATCATCTCCTTTTCCTTTTCAAATCCAGCATGTTCTAAAAGATCTACATTTGGTCCCACCTGCTCATGTTGAATGATTCCATAATTCTCTGGGTCATTGGGATCATAAGCTTCCTTCCGCTGCACCATTCGCATGGCCCTATTTATCTTCTGCTGCAAAAGAAATCTTTCCTTACCCTCAGCCACTTTAAGGCGGTTCATCAGTTCACCAATCACACGATACTCTGGTCTCAACTGGAAATGCTTTTGCTCAAACTTGTCAATTCTATTCATCCACTTGAATGCATCATCAAGAGTCTCTGGTCAAAACTTCCGTAATTTGTCAATTCCAATTCAACAACAAAATGCTATCAATTTGTTTTGCAAGTCCTTTCACATAGTTGACTTTCACATATATACGCACAGACAAACATAAGTCTAACAGTATGTGATTATTTTCTCATACATATTCCAACATAACCCCCAAGAAAAAACTTACCCAGTATCACATTTACATTAATTAACTGACATTTTTGGTCGTATTGTTCACGTCCATCCTATAAACAACATAAAACCTGAGTGTAACTTCTAATCCCACCAATTATCAAGCTTTCTTTGTATTAATAAACTAACACTATTTTCCTCTTCTCTCCTCAGCCATTTCCTTATGAGAGAAGTCATAAGCAAGTACTCATTTAACTTCTTGGGAAAATGTCATTTTACTGCAAAAAAGATCATTTTTTCGTTTACTCACCCCTTCATCTTACTATAATACTTAAGTTCTAGAAATATTTACACAATCGGTTCACTAAAAGGTAGTAATTAAAAAAGTAATTGCATGTAACTCTAACTTTTTGATAACCAATTGCATGTAACTTTATTTAATAGCATTCATTAATAACCTAGAAATAATTGTAAGTAACTTGCTAAAACAGATTAAATTACAGCGGCGGTGTAAAATATATTACAATGTCAGTGTATATAACTTAGTCCCAAACTATTGATGTTTCAATAACCTATTATAACAGGTTAAATTACACATATGGCATACAAAGCATTGGTGTATATAATTTAAATCCTAACTACTAATATCTCAATAACATGTTATAACAGATTAAATGACACATGTGGTCTAAAACAATATATTATAGTGTTgctgtatataacttaaatcctacTAATGGTCTCAAAAGGGCATAGATGAAAATTAAATCATTATACCTGCATCAGTGAAGTTCTTAAGGAGCTCTTCATGTCGCTTaaactttttttcaaaagtatcCCATCGTTTATTAATAGCCTCAGCAGTCCAccgttcatcatcatcatcagaatcCGAATCTGTAGGCTCATCAAAATAGCTAAATTTTTCTTCCTTGAGCTTCTTCTTCTCGAGCTTCTCAATTAGTGGGCCCACGCCCATGAAATCCTCATTTTCCTCGGCATCAATATCCGCTGTATCTAATCCTTGCTTCTTTCTCTCTTCCCTTTCCCTTTGCTTGTCCCTTTCGACGTCGAGGAATAACTCTCTGATTACCCTATCCGCCTGCGGTGTTCGGTAAGATGCTGAGGAGAATAAACGTACGGAATGCGGAGGCGGCTGTGGATGCCGGAAAAGTGGTTGATTTACTGCGCCGGCGGCGGAAGATGATGAAACGAACCGCAGTTGATTGCGGAGTAGTCGAGCCCAAAACGTTGTCGTTCTGCTACTCATTTTGATCTGCTTTTTCTCCTCTTTGAACTAATGGAACTTCATTTCATTTGGTTTCAAACAAAAATGGTGTGGAGAGTGAAGAAGGAAGAAGTGGATGCAGGGTTTAGGGTATTACGTAACCGGGTCGGGTTGGAGTTGCGGGTCGCTAAATACTTTTTTgccttcttgttttatttttttattttattttattttttgttcgcATTTTGTGTTGATAATTTTTTAGCACTTGTGGTTTTTGCATTGCATGTATACTAATTACCAACCAGGTATAATTCTGAATTAACTCAACTAATGAAGACATATAAAAACAACTATTGAAGGGAGCCTTAGCATAACTTGTGCAAGCTTCACATGCTtgtattgtcacgccccgaacctaggcctTGACGTAACACGAcgctcggtgcctgactacatgtgatcGAGCGAATCAACTGGTTggttgaatcaacatgtgatattaTAACATACCAAAAGAGGAAGATAAACTTACACATGttgatgtgagcacgtgatttttgtttcgcacgacaatcgcttcaaaaaagaaataaaaaataataataattggccctgctgtacaattttgaatttctgtgcggcaccttgttgatttatttgtgacttcggcccatttttatttatttactttattaaaaaaataaaattcgaaaatatatgtgtcctgcataattcaaaccgtaatccggtcgttaaatagaaaatcataaataggcatcttcgtccgtgattttatttttgtttaattttacccatttttgaattattttaacgtgtgtgtgaataattgtattgggtgtttgattttatttagttttgtatttctttttatataataataataaataaaaaaagggcCTTGCCTTTCCGgatttgggccaatttattaaaattggcccaaacaaataaTGCCCAAACGGacagcccaagccaccagtccaaacagcccacccccaggccataaaacgacgtagtttaacaccaaaactacgtcgtttcgatgccaacccatcacaaccgtttaaaccaagccgatccaacggtccggatctttCACCCGTAACCCCactacccgacccgttacccgaaccaattctgacccctactaagccaaacgacgacgtttcgtttaaaccttcagatccaagccgtccatctcgtctcatccaacggttgaaatcaatccccccattccatatataagcctcctaccacaccctgccccctatccaataccccagcttccgtcttcacctccttccccacgaaaccctagccgcccccttatccctcgccattaatcccggcgacatgaacgccgatgacctccgcctgaacaccatagaaccccctcaccgccctgaacatcgatctgttggccgtttagttcgaatcccttcccaccttctcgaatcttcatttgaagattcgagtcggaacccgagTTACACCAATCGACTTCAACTTCgcaccagacagtccccagaccccctcgtgaccaaaccatgcttggtttggtccgaatctgaccagggaagcacgaatcccggatctaatttttggaactttgaaggtcTTCGTCGATGGTCCGTGTTTTGTTCAAACTaaaagattaaggtctaatggaccttaatcgaagtgtttctcatctgagaaacacttcgattaaagcccgttcagccttaagaaaggtctgtccgaatccgagttaaggcttttgatttttcaagatttgaggtgagttttGATTCTCTTTGCTTATTTATGTTAGTCCATGTTCGTTTAAAAGATTTGTTCTGGTTTTGTTTTTaatctgtgttttgagttttatcaacTGTTCCTGTCCATCTCGCCTGAgcctttgttgtttgattgagtctttcttctaattgttctgataatttgtatgtatgtatttgttgtgcaattaattGGGTTTCAAATGTGAACTGACCAACTGATTCTTCCCATGTAATTTTGCgtagtcagtacaattcgaatcatgtgttcgatactgttaaatgtctgactTTGGTCTCGATTGTAcgagttataactagtatagtcgagtcgacatatgtcgtcaattagtttcagatgtTTGAACAATATACAAATTGATTTGCTCCTGTTTAGCATTGTATGAATCAGTTGGGAATTgaatttagctacttatagttgttaatctgAATCAGAAGTGTAAAgggtttgattttgtttaagttgcagtcagaattggagggcatgtgcacttgtgcacaacatgtgcatttgtgcacttgtgcacaacatgtgcataaaggcttttgtttgatttaaaaatgttttgacagcatatgctgtcagatacatcctgctgcccacaccctactttagtttcagaaataataaacattacaaaagtaagcctgccaagggaatatgATGGGGTGTtggttaatacttaaatgactaagtggaactgaaaagaggGCAGCACATGAGGGGGTTTCTGTTGGTCTAAACAAGCTGTAAAAGGGGTAATGTGAAAGCTTATAAAAGGGAGGACATACAGAGATAGAAGGGGAGAGGATACCATCGGATAATAGAGGTCAGAGAGAGCATAGATAGAGGAGAGTTGAAGTTCTGGAGATACAGACAGAATTAGAGACAGGATTGAGAGATagaaatacatacacacacacacaaaaggatAGACATTGAACCTTAAGAGCTGAATAGGAAAAACACaaacagagatagagagaggttaagggatagaagctatacaaccaacaatcagaaaccTTCTTCCTCCTATTGTTATTGGGTTTTCAGTTGTTTCATTTTGTTCAAGCCAATTTTGATCCTTTGAAATCTCAGTTGTGTCTATTAGTTGAGTGCTTTCATTGGTCTACTACTATCTGGAgtttctgattctactccactgggtgttgctgttatttggctattgctttctattggctatatttgcatctctgcactcgagctgggttcttgctgtattgcttt harbors:
- the LOC107812456 gene encoding uncharacterized protein LOC107812456, producing MSSRTTTFWARLLRNQLRFVSSSSAAGAVNQPLFRHPQPPPHSVRLFSSASYRTPQADRVIRELFLDVERDKQREREERKKQGLDTADIDAEENEDFMGVGPLIEKLEKKKLKEEKFSYFDEPTDSDSDDDDERWTAEAINKRWDTFEKKFKRHEELLKNFTDAETLDDAFKWMNRIDKFEQKHFQLRPEYRVIGELMNRLKVAEGKERFLLQQKINRAMRMVQRKEAYDPNDPENYGIIQHEQVGPNVDLLEHAGFEKEKEMIQGGDDDDDIEFDDMKEKDDILLEKLNAIDRKLEEKLAELDHTFGKRGKLLEEEIRDLAEERNSLTEKKRRPLYRKGFDVKLIDVNRTCKVTKGGQVVKYTALLACGNYHGVVGFAKAKGPAIPIALQKAYEKCFQNLHYVERHEEHTISHAVQTNYKKTKVYLWPAPTQTGMKAGRTVQTILHLAGFRNVKSKVVGSRNPHNTVKALFKALNAIETPKDVEEKFGRTVVESYLL